One Methylomonas sp. LL1 DNA window includes the following coding sequences:
- a CDS encoding response regulator translates to MSHNIKILLVDDHAVVRAGFRMLLSVTGHVEVIGEAERGEQAIKLFQELKPDVVVMDLSMPGIGGLETIRRVVMRDADARVLVFSVYQEQVYVRRALDAGARGYITKNTAPDILLPAIEAIMQGQHYIEQGLLGQDEALSVYTDHQAAINAFSPREFDVFRLLAKGLTIPKISDHLCLGQKTVANYATQIKKKLRVDTTTELAHIAVNLGLLAK, encoded by the coding sequence ATGAGTCATAACATTAAAATTCTACTGGTCGACGACCATGCCGTGGTGCGCGCCGGGTTTCGCATGTTGCTGTCGGTGACGGGGCATGTCGAAGTGATAGGCGAGGCCGAGCGCGGCGAACAGGCCATCAAGCTGTTTCAGGAATTGAAACCCGATGTCGTGGTGATGGATTTATCCATGCCTGGTATTGGCGGTCTGGAAACCATCCGCCGTGTCGTCATGCGCGATGCGGACGCCCGCGTTCTGGTGTTCAGCGTTTATCAGGAACAGGTGTACGTACGGCGCGCATTGGATGCCGGCGCGCGGGGCTACATCACCAAAAACACCGCGCCGGACATTCTGTTGCCGGCGATAGAGGCCATCATGCAAGGGCAGCATTATATCGAACAGGGGTTGCTGGGGCAGGACGAGGCGCTATCGGTGTATACCGATCACCAGGCCGCCATCAATGCATTTTCGCCGCGCGAGTTCGATGTGTTCAGACTGCTGGCCAAGGGCCTGACGATTCCTAAAATTTCCGATCATTTATGTCTGGGCCAGAAAACCGTCGCCAACTACGCCACCCAAATCAAGAAAAAACTGCGGGTAGACACTACCACCGAACTGGCGCATATCGCGGTTAATTTGGGGCTTTTGGCGAAATGA
- a CDS encoding DUF3438 family protein: MNKPALKNYLLTTLMASALLACVSTLAAPAPKPRADFVIEQIEFREVTVGDALKVLSDQSDLNIIASKEAASIPVTMFLRRVTAMEVLDAISKTYNLWYQRDPESNIVRIYTVKEYRLEQVEFKKEETEIFTLKNAKNALDLAETIQNLFSGRVLLSYGNNQNEIMTDLSQRFQRFNMIDGRSTLSGRGGGGSGQGGSRGDSNGGSFGGRSGFGNSSNNINAGRGGILGNRVGINASGQSGLSNREIEMDEQLRASTQMLRKLVDDKNAADGLMAGDADDSSGMVGTAIRHQAPIFVGVIKHQNRVLVRSRDQDAMDEIRRLYKQLDTESSMLLMEVKVLSIDLSDGYNSLFDFKIKSGDFNASTLNATKSIGATELLDSGIRAAATVFDPALLATVVSDNFEARLQLAEKEGRVTELATPMLLTTNQEVSRVFVGEERPIISGYSASATTATTGTVAGTVVSTPILVPETDVRAIGTTLLLTPNINADRTVGVQILVEQSTLSAGKGTIPVQIGDTLQDANIDLVQERTFSGTIVAKDATAVAVGGLIEEAAGNNEKKVPILGDIPGLGFFFREDAQSRSRKELVIIIKPHIMETPAEAEPVSQAMLRENSVHPNARDAGSLGIYSNPDQRHKGYVLEQPYKEYDKQDVFDKYRGRGDSSRFSNKTPAQPPVSQQNSAPPGVPESIPANQQVYIDLTRYASEAVRVSGLERKVEPKISPAPIKQFDPVDLSYDARLSALPIASWRQGGVYVSAIELHNVSPDKVTVDYRHLKGRWLASTIETEVLDGRDGENSVTYLYLISSQPFEEIMAQAKR, translated from the coding sequence ATGAACAAACCCGCCTTGAAAAACTATTTATTGACGACGCTGATGGCTAGCGCCTTGCTGGCGTGCGTTTCAACCCTGGCCGCGCCAGCTCCCAAGCCGCGTGCCGACTTCGTGATCGAACAGATAGAGTTCCGCGAAGTCACGGTCGGCGATGCGCTGAAAGTGTTGTCCGACCAATCCGATCTCAACATCATTGCCTCCAAGGAGGCGGCATCGATTCCGGTCACCATGTTTCTGCGGCGGGTGACGGCGATGGAAGTGCTGGATGCGATTTCGAAAACCTACAACCTCTGGTATCAGCGCGACCCCGAATCCAACATCGTGCGCATCTATACGGTCAAGGAATACCGGCTGGAGCAGGTCGAGTTCAAGAAGGAAGAAACCGAAATTTTCACGCTGAAAAACGCCAAAAACGCCTTGGATCTGGCCGAGACCATACAGAATCTATTTTCCGGCCGGGTGCTGCTGAGTTATGGCAACAATCAGAACGAAATCATGACCGATCTGTCGCAACGCTTTCAACGCTTTAACATGATAGACGGCCGTTCGACATTGTCGGGCAGGGGCGGCGGAGGTAGCGGGCAAGGTGGTAGCCGTGGTGACTCCAACGGCGGTAGCTTTGGCGGACGAAGCGGATTCGGCAATTCTTCCAACAACATCAACGCGGGGCGCGGAGGCATACTGGGTAATCGGGTCGGCATCAACGCCAGCGGTCAATCCGGTTTGAGCAACCGCGAAATCGAGATGGACGAGCAATTGCGTGCCAGCACGCAGATGCTGCGTAAACTGGTGGACGACAAAAACGCCGCCGACGGCCTCATGGCTGGTGATGCCGACGACAGCAGCGGCATGGTCGGCACGGCGATTCGGCATCAGGCGCCGATTTTCGTCGGCGTGATCAAGCATCAGAACCGGGTATTGGTGCGCAGCCGCGACCAGGATGCCATGGACGAAATTCGCCGTCTGTACAAGCAATTGGACACCGAAAGTTCGATGCTGCTGATGGAAGTCAAGGTGTTGTCGATAGACTTGTCCGACGGCTACAACTCGCTGTTCGATTTCAAGATTAAATCGGGCGACTTCAACGCATCCACATTGAACGCCACCAAATCCATAGGCGCAACTGAATTGTTGGATAGCGGCATCAGAGCCGCAGCCACGGTGTTTGATCCTGCACTGCTGGCCACCGTGGTCAGCGACAACTTCGAGGCTCGCCTGCAATTGGCGGAAAAAGAGGGACGGGTCACTGAACTGGCGACACCGATGCTGTTGACCACCAATCAGGAAGTCAGCCGGGTGTTCGTCGGCGAAGAGCGCCCCATCATCAGCGGCTATTCCGCCTCGGCCACCACTGCTACCACCGGCACGGTGGCCGGCACCGTGGTCTCCACGCCGATCCTGGTGCCGGAAACCGATGTGCGCGCCATAGGCACGACCTTGCTGCTGACGCCCAACATCAATGCCGACCGCACCGTCGGCGTCCAGATTCTGGTCGAACAATCGACCTTGTCGGCCGGCAAGGGCACGATTCCGGTGCAGATCGGCGATACCTTGCAGGACGCCAATATCGACTTGGTGCAGGAACGGACCTTTAGCGGCACCATCGTTGCGAAGGATGCCACGGCGGTGGCGGTCGGCGGTTTGATCGAGGAAGCGGCCGGCAACAACGAGAAAAAAGTGCCAATACTCGGTGACATTCCCGGCCTGGGCTTTTTCTTCAGGGAAGATGCGCAATCGCGCTCGCGCAAGGAATTGGTGATCATCATCAAGCCGCATATCATGGAGACGCCGGCCGAAGCGGAACCGGTCAGTCAAGCGATGTTACGGGAAAACAGCGTGCACCCCAATGCGCGGGACGCCGGCAGTCTGGGGATTTATTCCAATCCGGATCAACGCCACAAGGGTTATGTGTTGGAACAGCCCTACAAGGAATACGACAAACAAGATGTATTCGATAAATACCGGGGACGGGGGGATTCCAGCCGCTTTTCCAACAAAACGCCCGCGCAGCCGCCGGTTTCGCAGCAGAACAGCGCGCCGCCAGGCGTCCCGGAAAGCATTCCTGCCAACCAGCAGGTTTATATCGATTTGACCCGTTACGCGTCTGAAGCAGTGCGCGTGTCCGGCCTGGAACGCAAGGTCGAACCGAAAATATCTCCGGCGCCGATTAAACAGTTCGATCCAGTTGATCTCAGCTACGATGCAAGGCTTTCGGCATTGCCGATCGCAAGTTGGCGCCAAGGCGGCGTATATGTCTCCGCCATAGAATTGCACAACGTTTCGCCGGATAAAGTCACCGTCGATTACCGCCATCTGAAAGGCCGCTGGCTGGCGTCGACAATAGAGACAGAAGTTCTGGACGGCAGGGACGGCGAAAATAGCGTCACTTATCTGTATCTGATTTCGTCGCAGCCTTTCGAGGAAATCATGGCGCAGGCCAAACGATGA
- a CDS encoding CobW family GTP-binding protein, translated as MELAKIPVTIITGFLGSGKTTLLNLFLADGVKTAVVINEFGATPIDQDLLQAQDIPLTMLAGGCLCCQIKGALAPTLKNLWMTWNSAAVKPFERIIIETSGVASPEPILDTLLRERWLSARYRLRQVIATLAIPAAAAQLNNFAEARAQVSWADVLLLTHADLANAEQTAQVNALLQAIAPATPRLRSTEIGMLSDIAAPKFRQLPDGAGLPAHGFHSLSLYLDQTPPWPELQGILQDLLARHAAELVRIKGVVYPTDQALPIAIHAAAGHLYPPAPLPSRIADDGRSRLVFIASSGIESLAHELTDTLGSMLGKNALRLH; from the coding sequence ATGGAATTAGCCAAAATCCCCGTCACCATCATCACCGGCTTTCTCGGCAGCGGCAAGACCACGTTGCTGAACCTTTTTTTGGCGGACGGGGTGAAAACGGCGGTGGTGATCAACGAGTTCGGCGCTACGCCAATCGATCAGGATTTGCTGCAAGCTCAGGACATACCGCTGACCATGCTGGCCGGCGGCTGTCTGTGCTGCCAGATCAAGGGCGCATTGGCGCCAACCTTGAAGAATCTGTGGATGACCTGGAATAGCGCGGCGGTAAAGCCGTTCGAACGCATCATCATCGAAACCAGCGGAGTCGCCAGCCCCGAACCGATACTGGATACCTTGTTGCGCGAGCGTTGGCTGTCGGCGCGTTACCGGCTGCGGCAGGTGATCGCCACGCTGGCGATTCCGGCCGCCGCCGCTCAACTGAATAACTTCGCCGAAGCACGCGCCCAGGTAAGCTGGGCGGACGTATTGCTGTTGACGCATGCCGATTTGGCGAATGCCGAGCAAACCGCCCAAGTCAACGCGCTGCTACAAGCCATCGCCCCGGCCACGCCTAGACTGCGGTCGACCGAAATCGGCATGCTATCGGACATCGCGGCGCCCAAATTCCGCCAGTTACCGGATGGCGCCGGATTGCCGGCACACGGTTTTCACAGCTTATCGCTCTATCTTGATCAAACCCCACCCTGGCCTGAGCTGCAAGGCATTCTGCAAGACTTGCTGGCTCGGCATGCGGCCGAGCTGGTTCGGATCAAGGGCGTGGTATACCCAACCGATCAAGCTCTGCCTATAGCCATCCATGCCGCCGCCGGCCATCTCTACCCACCAGCGCCGCTACCGTCCCGCATCGCGGATGACGGGCGAAGCAGATTGGTTTTCATCGCCAGCTCCGGCATCGAATCATTAGCCCACGAGTTGACCGATACACTGGGATCAATGTTAGGAAAAAATGCCCTCCGGCTGCATTGA
- a CDS encoding prepilin-type N-terminal cleavage/methylation domain-containing protein — MCFNRHRKRVGGALAATRWFSVAAKAPPTRTTAGCGGTAINARSFPTPVFCQGFSLVELTVVLLLITLIASVAVRETSELGFQVRYEQTKERLEMIKQAILGNPRQIVNGQQAISGFVADMGRLPNSLRELLQRSGDCSDDAGDVSQAACLGLPTPGSWTASAWNNDPVSQLDDDTGMHYGWNGPYLSVANNPADDDAFSDGWGSASNDGNYGWRFESGLNQDKLGNANPADDQSDPDGFVRLVVQSLGRDQIANALPTNDYIDDYPPNRFADDNTPPDYFPTPLIDKSDWLVDIRSGISVIFKKTLGASGPSPEKICMKIFYRTSNSTIGVLVSDEDLSNDASAISFDAKTITADGSFQTIRFNDFRDSQSSAGAVPKAFVPIGSLAIGIYQFDATSCKTSTSYYPADRKAPIQVDFHPHATLPVINW; from the coding sequence ATGTGTTTTAACCGCCATAGAAAACGGGTGGGAGGGGCTTTAGCCGCGACCAGATGGTTTTCAGTCGCGGCTAAAGCCCCCCCCACAAGGACAACAGCCGGTTGCGGCGGCACGGCCATCAACGCGCGGAGCTTTCCGACACCGGTATTCTGCCAAGGCTTCTCCCTGGTCGAACTGACCGTGGTGCTGCTATTGATCACGCTGATCGCCAGCGTTGCGGTGCGGGAAACCAGCGAATTGGGTTTTCAGGTGAGATATGAGCAAACCAAGGAAAGGCTGGAAATGATCAAGCAAGCCATCCTCGGCAACCCCAGGCAAATCGTCAACGGCCAACAGGCGATTAGCGGCTTTGTCGCGGATATGGGGAGGTTGCCGAATAGTCTGCGGGAATTGCTGCAACGCTCCGGCGATTGTAGCGACGATGCCGGCGACGTAAGTCAAGCGGCTTGTTTGGGTTTACCGACTCCCGGCAGCTGGACCGCCAGCGCCTGGAATAACGATCCGGTTTCGCAACTCGACGACGATACTGGAATGCATTACGGCTGGAACGGACCTTATTTGTCCGTCGCCAATAATCCGGCGGACGACGACGCGTTTTCGGATGGCTGGGGTTCAGCCTCCAACGACGGCAATTACGGCTGGCGTTTCGAATCGGGGCTGAATCAAGACAAACTGGGCAACGCGAATCCCGCCGACGATCAGAGCGATCCCGATGGTTTTGTCCGGCTGGTTGTGCAGAGTTTGGGGCGAGACCAAATCGCCAATGCTTTGCCGACCAACGATTACATCGACGATTACCCGCCCAACCGGTTCGCGGACGACAACACGCCTCCCGATTATTTCCCAACGCCGTTGATCGATAAAAGCGATTGGTTGGTCGACATTCGCTCGGGAATTAGTGTCATTTTCAAAAAAACGCTTGGTGCCTCTGGTCCCTCGCCGGAAAAAATTTGCATGAAGATTTTTTACCGGACATCCAATTCGACTATAGGCGTGTTAGTCAGCGACGAGGATTTAAGTAATGACGCCAGCGCGATAAGTTTTGATGCAAAAACCATTACCGCCGACGGCAGTTTCCAAACCATCAGGTTTAACGACTTCAGAGATTCGCAGAGTTCGGCCGGAGCCGTACCGAAGGCTTTCGTCCCCATCGGGTCGCTTGCCATAGGCATTTATCAATTCGACGCTACATCCTGCAAAACCAGCACTAGTTATTACCCGGCCGACCGGAAAGCTCCAATCCAGGTCGATTTTCATCCCCATGCCACCTTGCCGGTCATTAATTGGTAA
- a CDS encoding CobW family GTP-binding protein, with the protein MQTDLKLNYPVPVTILTGFLGAGKTTLLNRILTEHHGQRIAVIENEFGETGIDNELLVQADEQIVTMNNGCICCSVRGDLVRILGELSERRENGHIDFERVVIETTGLADPAPVAQTFFIEQDISENYKLDAIVTVVDAAHGHRQLEQHHEAQEQVGFADRILLSKTDLVEAEIVADLESRLRAMNPRAPIKRVHFGETELHDILDIDGFNLDDILKIEPDFLDDVSHEHEDDIGSFVFRTERELDAARILAFLDIMVRDYGNDLLRYKGILNIAGCDKKVIYQGVHMLLTETFGNPWQAGESKVSNLVFIGRNLPKQDMLEALNSCQVAA; encoded by the coding sequence ATGCAAACCGATTTAAAACTCAATTACCCGGTACCCGTTACGATACTGACCGGCTTTCTCGGTGCAGGTAAAACCACGTTACTGAACCGCATTCTGACCGAACATCACGGCCAACGCATTGCCGTGATCGAGAACGAATTCGGTGAAACCGGCATCGACAACGAACTGCTAGTGCAGGCCGACGAGCAAATCGTAACGATGAATAATGGTTGCATTTGCTGTTCGGTACGGGGCGATCTGGTGCGTATCCTTGGAGAATTGTCCGAACGGCGCGAAAATGGCCACATTGACTTCGAACGGGTCGTCATCGAAACCACCGGCCTGGCCGATCCGGCGCCGGTGGCGCAGACTTTTTTCATCGAGCAGGACATTTCCGAAAACTACAAACTGGATGCCATTGTCACCGTGGTCGATGCGGCCCATGGCCACCGGCAGTTGGAACAGCATCACGAGGCGCAGGAACAAGTCGGCTTTGCCGACCGCATTCTGCTATCCAAAACCGATCTGGTTGAAGCGGAAATCGTTGCCGACCTGGAAAGCCGACTGCGGGCGATGAACCCCAGAGCACCGATCAAACGGGTGCATTTCGGCGAAACCGAGTTGCACGATATTCTCGACATCGACGGTTTCAATCTCGACGACATTTTGAAAATCGAACCGGATTTTCTGGACGACGTCAGCCATGAACACGAAGACGACATAGGTTCGTTCGTGTTCCGTACCGAGCGGGAACTCGACGCGGCACGCATACTGGCCTTTTTAGACATTATGGTCCGCGATTATGGTAACGACCTATTGCGCTATAAAGGCATTTTGAACATCGCCGGCTGCGACAAGAAAGTGATCTACCAGGGTGTACATATGCTGCTGACGGAAACCTTCGGCAACCCCTGGCAAGCGGGCGAAAGCAAGGTATCCAACCTGGTATTCATCGGCCGCAATTTGCCCAAACAGGATATGCTGGAGGCGCTGAATTCTTGCCAGGTCGCGGCTTAA
- a CDS encoding GspE/PulE family protein, whose translation MNVLPVNQKIEDQRNGERRLVSGWRATVFGGDSMVLTQLEVEDSSSGGAGLLANGAVQRLDKDLILTISIESRQQRFTRKARVRWISQQAGETRFGVEYIDHVGFVPDSHSLNLDEVRVCPACIAKLPGNIAMRQKALPFLMENDVMHVACAAPMNHASVKLLERFIKAKLRFWQTDEAQLERRLKQVYANQPGGMRALPSAVAGDGNRHGAVNLGDDLLYAAYMRQASDIHIDPNYEGALIRFRTDGMLETYNSINTHVYTELVSRLKVMAGLDIAEKRSPQDGRFSHQFESGGRRTDVRVATLPTKYGERLTMRLLAVRTDSLTLDRLGFEPEQKHRIERFLLRTQGMMIMTGPTGSGKTTTLYAAIRMLLAERSVNVITIEDPIEYEIAGVAQCEVDDGNRLNFAKALRSILRHDPDVVMIGEIRDRETADIAIKAALTGHMVLGTLHTNSAAATVTRLLDMGVEPYLVAAALRLAVAQRLLRRLCRHCRIPRPMTELEAISIGRPDLGHKTIHDPCGCIYCGGKGFSGRIGLYEMLELNEEWARGITQGEGEIHLVKSMREAGVKSLIDDAVDKLLSGETALSEVIQIASSW comes from the coding sequence ATGAATGTATTACCGGTAAACCAGAAAATCGAGGATCAGCGCAACGGCGAGCGTCGGCTCGTATCCGGCTGGCGGGCCACCGTGTTCGGTGGCGACAGCATGGTGTTGACTCAGCTCGAGGTGGAAGACAGCTCTTCCGGCGGCGCCGGCTTGTTGGCGAATGGCGCTGTTCAAAGGCTGGATAAGGATCTGATCCTGACCATCAGTATCGAGTCACGACAGCAACGCTTTACCCGCAAGGCGCGGGTCCGCTGGATAAGCCAACAAGCCGGCGAGACCCGCTTCGGCGTCGAATATATCGATCACGTCGGTTTCGTTCCCGATAGCCATAGCTTGAATTTGGACGAGGTGCGGGTTTGTCCGGCCTGCATCGCCAAGCTGCCCGGCAATATCGCGATGCGGCAGAAGGCCTTGCCGTTTCTGATGGAAAACGATGTGATGCATGTGGCTTGCGCCGCGCCGATGAATCACGCCTCGGTCAAGCTGCTGGAGCGCTTCATCAAGGCCAAGTTGCGTTTCTGGCAAACCGACGAAGCGCAGCTGGAGCGCAGGCTCAAGCAGGTCTATGCCAATCAGCCCGGCGGCATGCGGGCTTTGCCCAGCGCGGTGGCGGGCGACGGCAACCGGCATGGCGCCGTCAATCTGGGCGACGATTTGCTGTACGCCGCTTATATGCGCCAGGCGTCCGATATACATATCGACCCTAATTACGAAGGCGCGCTGATCCGCTTTCGCACCGACGGCATGCTTGAAACCTATAACAGTATCAACACCCATGTCTATACCGAGCTGGTCAGCCGCTTGAAGGTGATGGCCGGGCTGGACATCGCCGAAAAACGCTCGCCGCAGGACGGCCGCTTTTCGCATCAATTCGAGAGTGGCGGGCGGCGCACCGATGTCAGGGTGGCGACGTTGCCGACCAAGTACGGCGAACGTCTGACCATGCGTTTGTTGGCGGTGCGGACCGATTCGCTGACGCTGGATCGGTTGGGTTTCGAGCCCGAGCAAAAGCACAGGATAGAGCGCTTTTTGCTGCGCACCCAGGGCATGATGATCATGACCGGGCCGACCGGCAGCGGCAAGACCACCACGCTTTATGCGGCGATCCGAATGCTGCTGGCCGAGCGTAGCGTCAACGTCATCACCATCGAGGATCCGATCGAATATGAAATCGCCGGCGTGGCGCAGTGCGAAGTCGACGACGGCAACCGCCTGAATTTCGCCAAGGCCTTGCGCAGCATCCTGCGCCACGACCCGGACGTGGTGATGATAGGCGAGATTCGCGACAGGGAAACCGCCGACATCGCCATCAAGGCGGCTCTGACCGGACACATGGTGTTGGGCACCTTGCATACCAATTCGGCGGCGGCGACCGTGACCCGCTTGTTGGACATGGGCGTGGAACCGTATCTGGTGGCCGCGGCCCTGCGGCTGGCGGTGGCGCAACGCTTGTTGCGCCGGTTGTGCAGGCACTGCCGCATCCCTAGACCGATGACCGAATTGGAAGCCATTAGTATCGGCCGTCCGGATTTAGGCCATAAGACCATTCACGACCCGTGCGGCTGCATTTACTGCGGTGGCAAGGGTTTTTCCGGCCGTATCGGGTTGTATGAAATGCTGGAACTGAACGAGGAGTGGGCGCGCGGCATCACCCAGGGCGAGGGTGAAATTCATTTGGTGAAGAGCATGCGCGAAGCCGGCGTCAAAAGCCTGATTGACGATGCGGTGGACAAGCTGCTGAGCGGGGAAACCGCGCTGTCGGAAGTGATTCAGATTGCATCGTCATGGTAA
- a CDS encoding type II secretion system F family protein — protein sequence MPIFSYSARDRSGQQRNDTIESPSREAAIAALRAQGLLPLNIVELKAKSDEDGFAVSLNPLDYLSINSEDLEHEFHQLAVMLRSGISLLDALNLTARHSRIGARKTWRRLARRIQQGSSFHEALAEHKIFSEFTIQLVRVGEQTGYLSTVIDQAAIEIKASRKLKQTILTALRYPAFTLLMAVGIVVFMLTSLVPEIKKLLKMMGKKMPPITQALIDTSDWLLANGPLLATGCLAVLAGVVLLYHWPKSRWWLDRAALRMPVFGYVFRLSGTVLFSRAMGLLLRSGVMIVDALETMEKLHVNKYLGSRVALARERVLQGSSLTEPLEAGFGYMPLMLQMVRVGESSGTLDEILLEMTEYHDQLLQRRIEALTGMIAPVMTIVVGGVVGFVYAAFLVAMFSAAGGSPK from the coding sequence ATGCCGATTTTTAGCTACAGCGCCCGCGACCGTAGCGGGCAACAACGCAACGACACGATTGAAAGCCCTTCGCGCGAAGCGGCGATTGCCGCTTTGCGCGCCCAGGGTTTGCTGCCGTTGAACATCGTCGAGCTGAAAGCCAAGTCCGACGAGGACGGTTTCGCGGTCAGCCTGAATCCACTGGATTACCTGTCCATCAACAGCGAGGACCTCGAACATGAATTTCACCAGCTGGCGGTGATGCTGCGTAGCGGTATCAGCCTGTTGGATGCGTTGAACCTGACAGCGCGCCACTCCCGGATCGGCGCGCGAAAAACCTGGCGCCGGCTGGCGCGGCGGATTCAGCAAGGTTCGTCGTTTCACGAGGCATTGGCCGAGCACAAGATATTCAGCGAGTTCACCATACAACTGGTTCGAGTCGGCGAGCAGACCGGTTATTTGAGCACTGTGATCGATCAGGCCGCGATCGAAATCAAGGCCAGCCGCAAATTGAAGCAAACCATTTTGACGGCATTGCGTTATCCGGCTTTTACCTTGTTGATGGCGGTGGGCATCGTGGTATTCATGCTGACCAGTCTGGTGCCTGAAATCAAAAAACTGTTGAAGATGATGGGAAAAAAAATGCCGCCGATCACCCAGGCCTTGATCGATACCTCCGATTGGCTGTTGGCTAACGGGCCGTTACTGGCCACCGGTTGCCTCGCGGTTTTGGCGGGGGTTGTGTTGCTGTACCACTGGCCCAAAAGCCGTTGGTGGCTGGACCGGGCCGCGTTACGCATGCCGGTTTTCGGCTACGTGTTCAGGTTGTCCGGCACGGTGCTGTTTTCCAGGGCCATGGGTTTACTGTTGCGTAGCGGGGTGATGATCGTCGATGCGCTGGAAACCATGGAAAAACTGCACGTCAACAAGTATTTGGGGAGCCGGGTGGCGCTGGCCAGGGAACGGGTGTTGCAAGGTTCCTCGCTGACCGAGCCGCTGGAAGCCGGATTCGGCTACATGCCGTTGATGTTGCAAATGGTGCGGGTGGGCGAAAGCTCGGGCACCCTGGATGAAATTTTGCTGGAAATGACCGAGTATCACGACCAACTGCTGCAAAGACGTATCGAGGCCCTGACCGGCATGATCGCGCCGGTCATGACCATAGTCGTCGGCGGCGTGGTCGGATTCGTCTATGCGGCGTTTCTGGTGGCGATGTTCTCGGCCGCCGGGGGCAGCCCGAAATGA
- a CDS encoding type II secretion system GspH family protein, with product MMDNKIRQQGLTLLELAVVLLIMIALGGLALPYVAGTGQMAACQATDATMLAVKEAIVGGGGPGYYDDLLGQMPRNQPASTDYNLRYLFEKPAGWGVYKPSTAIGWRGPYLQGGESAPGGLDASFIDVFDASGNPAGKVHAAITSTAGFQVPDAWHRPIVLQIPYYDPDGTGTEYSAGYYPDQARLVSAGPNGIITTPIDDGDADPRGDDRVLLLKIPDPGGNTPCDKM from the coding sequence ATGATGGATAACAAAATCAGACAGCAAGGTTTGACCTTGCTGGAATTGGCCGTGGTGCTGTTGATTATGATCGCGCTCGGCGGTTTGGCGCTGCCTTATGTGGCCGGCACCGGACAGATGGCCGCGTGCCAAGCCACCGACGCCACAATGCTGGCGGTCAAGGAAGCGATCGTGGGCGGCGGCGGGCCTGGTTATTACGACGACCTTCTAGGCCAGATGCCGCGCAATCAACCGGCGAGCACCGACTACAATTTGCGCTACTTGTTCGAAAAGCCGGCTGGCTGGGGCGTTTACAAACCATCCACCGCTATCGGCTGGCGTGGCCCCTATTTGCAAGGCGGCGAATCGGCGCCCGGTGGACTCGACGCGAGTTTTATCGACGTCTTCGATGCGAGCGGCAACCCCGCCGGCAAAGTGCATGCCGCCATCACAAGCACTGCCGGCTTCCAAGTCCCGGATGCCTGGCATCGCCCCATCGTGTTGCAGATTCCGTACTACGATCCGGACGGAACCGGCACCGAATACTCGGCCGGCTATTATCCGGATCAGGCCCGTTTGGTTTCCGCCGGCCCCAACGGTATCATCACCACGCCAATCGACGACGGTGATGCCGATCCGCGCGGCGATGACCGGGTGCTGTTGTTGAAAATTCCTGATCCTGGAGGCAACACCCCCTGCGACAAGATGTAG